CCGGAAGTAACGCCAGCGTAGCCAGAAGATGCGTGAATTTCATTTTTTGCCAATTCCACAGTTTCCTGCGATTGAATGGTTGCTGGGTTTTGACGTGGATATGTCTCATTGATTTTTCCTGATCCATTCTTATTGAAGTTTTCAGCAGGAACATTGGCAACTGATTCGGGTAATGTAGTGGAAGTCACGCGGTCAGAATTTTGTGCCCCGTTATTAATGTCGGATAGAGCTTGTGAATCCTGATTTTCCTTCGTTGAGTTTTGATTTTCAAGAGTTTGTGACTCGGCATAGCTCAGACGATCCTGTATTTGCGGAACAGAAAAGGCATTTTCCGGAGCCATTTCCTTTTGTACCAGGTAAACTGTATCCGTTTTTGCAACCGGAGCCGGCTGGTTTTTAATCACCTCGATCTGGTTCTGCAGATTTTTAACATCGGAAACCAGGTGGTTGTTTTTTGACAGCTGGTTCACATACAGGAACGCCATCACCGTCGTCACCGAAGCAGCGGCAGCATAACCTACCCACGAACTGTATTGTTGCCAGAAAGTCGGCGGAGTGTGTGCGTGCATATAATTTTGCATGCGCGCCCAGTCCTGCTCATGAAAGTCTGGTTCGATACTCTCTAGTTTCCGGCGTATAGTGTTCTCAAATTTATTAGTTTTCATTTCCTCTGAATGACTTTACGGCCCAATCACTTGGGAAGAGATTTGGGTAATATTGTTTAATTAAATGCTGCAAACGGGCGCGGGCACGAACGTAATGTGATCGTACCGTAGCTTCGTTAATTTGCAGCAAATCTGCTATTTCACGATGGTTGTAACCATCTACTACGTACAGCAGGAACACGTTTTTGTAAACAGGCTTTATCTGCTGGATCAGCTGAAGAATTTCATCCGCAGTGATCTGGCTTATTACATCTTCTTCAAATTTGGGGTACGGCGCATCCTCCAGAGCAATTACATCCTCGCTATGCTTTTTATGTTTGCGGTAGTAGCTGATCGCCGTATTAACCATAATCGTTCGCAACCAAGCCTTGAAAGGATGGTTGCAGTCATATTTTTCCAAATTATTAAAGACCTTCAGAAATCCCTCGTTCAATACCTCTTCGGCCTCCTCAGTAGTGGCGGTATAGCGAAGGCAAATGCTTTTCGAATACCCGAAAAATTGTTTATAAAGATGCCGCTGCGCCTGGCTGTTGCCAGCGATGCATGCAGCCACGACCGAGTTGAAGTCGTTTTCACTAAAGGATATTTTTCTTCCAAAAAGCAAAGTCAGGGTATCAAATTGTCAGGGATCGAATTACTTACTTAACACTTACGCCGTACTCGATCAATATGTTGCAAAAAATTACGAAAAAATATGGTGGTATCAAAAAGCGGGAAGTACAGCTTTTTGGGACTAAAAAATTGAGGAAAAATTGCCTGCTGGCTGCAACAGTACATTCCCGGGAGGCGTAATCCCTAAAAACAGTTTTAAACATTCACAAAAACCCGTGAGTTGATCATGAAAAAAATTTCACTTTTGCTGGTTGTTTTGACGAGCGTAT
The genomic region above belongs to Dyadobacter pollutisoli and contains:
- a CDS encoding RNA polymerase sigma factor → MLFGRKISFSENDFNSVVAACIAGNSQAQRHLYKQFFGYSKSICLRYTATTEEAEEVLNEGFLKVFNNLEKYDCNHPFKAWLRTIMVNTAISYYRKHKKHSEDVIALEDAPYPKFEEDVISQITADEILQLIQQIKPVYKNVFLLYVVDGYNHREIADLLQINEATVRSHYVRARARLQHLIKQYYPNLFPSDWAVKSFRGNEN